From one Phycodurus eques isolate BA_2022a chromosome 19, UOR_Pequ_1.1, whole genome shotgun sequence genomic stretch:
- the LOC133418292 gene encoding mitogen-activated protein kinase kinase kinase 14-like: protein MLPPVGGSGRERRPRGGRRPFSRAMMQGTAELLDDAGKPPEPSGEPLCGSVVAQAESEDFQEFSPTRVRHCGSRLDVVVDAFRTEHKQRSWDEDEDEYDEDEEEKGTMRSLRVRRTDWMHSPDDVTISQADVIAPPPQFKDSPDDDGNSSQRSGGRSPQSESEEASSAFSSSSSWSAERECGSAPSGRVVSLCPYLTHVSQRHLLDWRASPHSNRGFLLHDQLRPVTGRYREGCEYTLLHHIHSGAYGDVVCVRDSNTRFTCAAKKVPASRFREEEVTSWSLASSPRVVRLFGAVREGPHVMLFMDLKPAGLAQLLAASGRLPRDLALHYLRQTLEALQHLHRRKVLHLDVKVDNVLLSADLTNSFLCDFGLSRVLDKSERSTQGIMGAASLAGTETHMAPEVALGAGASAKADVWSGCCMLLHMLNGRQPWLRRYAPPLCLHIVTQPAPLWEVPPGCDRATRRIFRAGLRKDPDRRDSAGRLRGKTAVALKAVGGLSAASVRTAREKLYVSRTAPAADRSPAMRWVSPWRTRAAHEDDRDPEEADSLAPLSAAADVYVGEEDGRYEDYEGDCEDEEDEEDEEASARHLRALLEVFPLLRRGRQAGGARGGSDGQLEELRDGAVLGADKRTPTPEPRDDPPSCFSSSSQASEKDSECSSDDVSSGVLSSCGGLVESSAYARGAPSRCFEGNATECYIAFDHVTAPGVDVWIEDARGERVRIRERRRVRVGHVAVGIGRQVTSTLEPRETCRQQRIPPVIDAPLKKLIIALVEQPQMILTCHRAPSPWRHRTGSRCPSGGSSASRLCGFDAWPRPTGVRDGRGEFETANWKSDNDPDSGPAERGVSLGRLQTQSPTLTVSVTGRRPPAPHGRWPDPAGMRFFHRCDEISTFADFYLNYIF, encoded by the exons ATGCTGCCCCCCGTCGGAGGGTCGGGTCGCGAGCGGCGTCCGCGAGGGGGCCGCCGCCCCTTCAGCCGGGCGATGATGCAGGGCACCGCCGAGTTGCTGGACGACGCGGGAAAACCGCCGGAACCTTCTGGAGAACCTTTGTGTGGGTCCGTCGTGGCTCAGGCTGAGA GTGAAGACTTTCAGGAGTTCAGCCCGACGCGCGTCCGCCATTGCGGCTCGCGACTCGACGTCGTCGTCGACGCGTTCAG GACAGAACACAAACAAAGGAGTTGGGATGAAGACGAAGACGAATATGATGAAGACGAAGAGGAAAAGGGCACAATGAGAAGTCTGCGGGTCCGACGCACCGATTGGATGCATTCGCCGGACGACGTGACGATATCACAGGCTGACGTCATCGCCCCGCCCCCTCAGTTTAAGGACTCGCCCGACGACGACGGCAACTCATCGCAACGCTCCGGCGGCCGATCTCCGCAAAGTGAAAGCGAGGAAGCCTCGTCCGCTTttagctcctcctcctcctggtcGGCTGAGCGGGAGTGTGGCTCCGCCCCCTCAGGCAGAGTCGTATCGCTTTGTCCTTACTTGACGCACGTCAGCCAGCGCCACCTGCTGGACTGGAGGGCGAGCCCGCACAGCAACCGGGGCTTCCTCTTGCACGAC CAACTGCGTCCCGTGACGGGTCGGTACCGAGAGGGTTGCGAGTACACCCTGTTGCATCACATCCACAGCGGCGCCTACGGAGAcgtcgtgtgtgtgcgcgactCCAACACGCGATTCACGTGTGCCGCCAAGAAG GTCCCCGCCAGTCGCTTCCGCGAGGAGGAAGTGACGTCGTGGAGCCTGGCGTCGTCGCCGCGGGTGGTCCGCCTCTTTGGCGCCGTTCGGGAGGGTCCCCACGTGATGCTCTTCATGGACCTGAAGCCAG CCGGCCTGGCTCAGCTGCTGGCGGCGAGCGGCAGGCTGCCCCGAGACCTGGCCCTGCACTACCTGCGGCAAACTCTGGAGGCGCTGCAGCACCTGCACCGCAGGAAGGTGTTGCACCTGGATGTCAAAG TTGACAACGTGCTGCTGTCAGCTGACCTCACTAACTCGTTCCTGTGCGACTTTGGACTTTCTCGCGTGCTGGACAAGAGCGAGCGCAGCACTCAAGGCATTATGG GAGCGGCGTCCTTGGCGGGCACCGAGACTCACATGGCGCCCGAGGTGGCGCTGGGCGCGGGCGCGAGCGCCAAGGCGGACGTTTGGAGCGGCTGCTGCATGCTGCTGCACATGCTGAACGGACGACAGCCGTGGCTGCGACGTTACGCGCCGCCGCTGTGCCTCCAC ATCGTCACGCAGCCGGCGCCGCTGTGGGAGGTGCCGCCCGGCTGCGACCGCGCCACGCGCCGCATCTTCCGCGCCGGACTGCGGAAGGATCCCGACAGACGCGACTCGGCCGGACGGCTCCGCGGGAAAACCGCCGTCGCGCTCAAAGCTG TCGGCGGTCTGAGCGCCGCCTCGGTCCGGACGGCCCGCGAAAAACTCTACGTGTCCCGGACCGCGCCCGCCGCCGACCGCTCTCCCGCGATGCGCTGGGTGAGCCCCTGGAGGACCAGGGCGGCCCACGAGGACGACCGGGACCCGGAGGAGGCCGACTCGCTCGCCCCGCTGTCGGCGGCCGCGGACGTTTACGTGGGAGAAGAGGACGGCCGCTACGAGGACTACGAGGGGGACTgcgaggacgaggaggacgaggaggacgaggaagcGTCAGCCCGACACCTCCGAGCTCTGCTGGAGGTTTTCCCTCTGTTGCGGAGAGGCCGGCAGGCGGGCGGCGCTCGGGGGGGCTCCGACGGCCAGCTGGAGGAACTCCGAGATG GCGCGGTCCTCGGGGCTGACAAGCGGACCCCCACGCCCGAGCCGCGAGACGACCCCCCCTCCTGCTTCAGCAGCTCGTCACAGGCCTCGGAAAag GACTCGGAGTGCTCGTCGGATGACGTGAGCTCGGGGGTCCTCTCGTCCTGCGGGGGGCTCGTGGAGAGTTCAGCGTATGCACGCGGGGCCCCCTCGCGCTGCTTTGAAGGTAATGCCACAGAATGTTACATCGCCTTTGATCATGTGACAGCGCCGGGCGTGGACGTCTGGATCGAGGACGCTCGGGGGGAGCGCGTGAGGATTCGCGAACGTCGGCGAGTCCGAGTCGGGCACGTGGCCGTCGGAATCGGCCGGCAGGTGACGAGTACGCTCGAGCCCCGCGAGACGTGCCGCCAACAGCGAATACCGCCAGTGATTGACGCCCCCCTCAAAAAGTTGATCATTGCGTTGGTCGAGCAGCCCCAAATGATCCTCAC ATGTCACCGAGCGCCTTCACCTTGGAGACACCGGACGGGAAGTCGGTGTCCTTCCGGCGGGAGCTCTGCGAGTCGTCTTTGTGGCTTCGATGCGTGGCCGCGCCCGACCGGTGTCCGCGATGGACGTGGCGAGTTCGAGACGGCAAACTGGAAGTCCGACAATGACCCGGACTCGGGACCGGCGGAGCGCGGCGTCTCGCTAGGCCGTCTGCAAACGCAGAGTCCGACATTAACTGTCAGTGTGACAGGTCGTCGGCCACCCGCACCTCACGGACGCTGGCCCGACCCGGCCGGTATGCGCTTCTTTCATCGATGCGACGAAATCAGCACATTCgctgatttttatttgaattatattttttga
- the LOC133418294 gene encoding ADP-ribosylation factor 1, with the protein MGNMFATLFKGLFGKKEMRILMVGLDAAGKTTILYKLKLGEIVTTIPTIGFNVETVEYKNISFTVWDVGGQDKIRPLWRHYFQNTQGLIFVVDSNDRERVNEAREELSRMLSEDELREAVLLVFANKQDLPNAMNAAEITDKLGLHSLRQRSWYIQATCATSGDGLYEGLDWLSNQLKNQK; encoded by the exons ATGGGGAATATGTTCGCTACCCTCTTTAAGGGCCTGTTTGGCAAGAAAGAGATGAGGATCCTAATGGTGGGCCTGGACGCCGCCGGGAAGACCACCATCCTTTATAAACTCAAGCTCGGAGAAATAGTCACCACCATTCCCACCATCG GTTTTAATGTCGAGACGGTAGAGTACAAGAACATCAGCTTCACCGTGTGGGACGTGGGCGGTCAGGACAAAATCCGCCCGCTGTGGCGCCACTACTTCCAGAACACTCAAG GTCTCATCTTCGTGGTGGACAGCAACGACCGGGAGCGCGTGAACGAGGCCCGAGAGGAACTCTCTCGAATGCTGTCGGAGGACGAGCTCCGAGAAGCCGTTCTTCTGGTCTTCGCAAACAAGCAG GACCTCCCGAACGCCATGAACGCCGCCGAGATCACGGACAAGCTGGGCCTGCACTCGCTGCGCCAACGCAGCTGGTACATCCAGGCCACGTGCGCCACCAGCGGCGATGGCCTCTACGAGGGCCTCGATTGGCTGTCCAACCAGCTCAAGAACCAGAAATGA